From Pusillibacter faecalis, one genomic window encodes:
- the spoVAD gene encoding stage V sporulation protein AD, translating into MTEKRVGQRTIALAHPPSVISFANIGGRFEGEGPLGGYFDETNDDSFFGEKTWEKAESAMQKKVLQRALDQAGLKPKDLDYIFAGDLLNQCIGSSFGLRDFGIPFYGLYGACSTMGESLSLAAMMIDGGFASKCAAMTSSHFCTAERQYRMPVPYGSQRPPTAQWTATASGCTILAREGEGPYITHITCGKIVDKGVTDANNMGAAMAPAAYDSLAAFFRDTGTGPRDYDLVITGDLGELGHAIVRDFFAKDGIDMGENFQDCGLLLYDRDKQDMHAGASGCGCSASVLNGYLLTEMRRGKWKNILFAPTGALLSPTSSFQGESVPGICHVVQISMKK; encoded by the coding sequence AGGGGAAGGCCCCCTAGGGGGATATTTTGACGAGACCAATGATGACTCCTTTTTCGGGGAGAAGACCTGGGAAAAGGCAGAGTCTGCCATGCAGAAAAAGGTGCTCCAGCGGGCGCTGGATCAGGCGGGGCTCAAGCCCAAGGACTTGGACTATATTTTTGCCGGAGACCTTTTGAACCAGTGCATTGGCTCCTCCTTCGGCCTGCGGGATTTCGGAATTCCATTTTATGGTCTGTATGGAGCCTGTTCTACCATGGGGGAGTCGCTGTCTCTGGCAGCGATGATGATTGATGGCGGCTTCGCCAGCAAATGTGCTGCCATGACCAGCTCCCACTTCTGTACGGCGGAGCGGCAGTACCGGATGCCTGTGCCCTATGGCAGCCAGCGTCCGCCCACCGCCCAGTGGACCGCCACGGCTTCTGGCTGCACCATCCTGGCGAGGGAGGGAGAGGGACCGTATATCACCCATATTACCTGCGGCAAGATTGTGGATAAAGGTGTTACAGACGCCAACAATATGGGCGCAGCCATGGCGCCTGCAGCCTATGACTCACTCGCAGCCTTCTTCCGGGACACCGGCACCGGGCCCCGGGACTATGATCTGGTGATTACTGGAGACCTAGGAGAACTGGGACATGCCATTGTACGGGACTTCTTCGCAAAGGACGGCATCGACATGGGGGAGAATTTCCAGGACTGTGGATTGCTGCTCTATGACCGGGACAAACAGGATATGCACGCCGGAGCCTCCGGTTGCGGCTGCTCTGCGTCGGTGCTCAACGGGTACCTCCTAACGGAAATGCGACGGGGTAAATGGAAGAATATCCTCTTCGCTCCCACCGGAGCGCTGCTCTCACCCACGTCCAGTTTCCAGGGAGAGTCCGTTCCCGGGATCTGCCACGTGGTGCAAATCTCAATGAAGAAGTAA